The DNA segment TATGCAGCGGCAGGGCGGCGAGCGGGTCGTCACGGGAACCTCGGGCAAGTACTTCACCGAGCTGAGCACCGGCACGACGCCCGAGGTCGGCGAGGCACTCGCCGTCGAGCGCGCCATCGACGCCGTCCTCACCGAGCTCGGCGAGAGGAACTTCGCCGCGACGCCACCGCGCGAGGGGGCCGAGGAGGAACGCCCGCTCGAAGGCACCGCGCGTGGCCTCGTCGTACTGCCCGCCGGGGCAGGCGTCCTCACCCGGCACGTCACCGTGCACGGCACCGACCCGACGACCGGTGCGCCCGTGCGCCGCGAGGTCTACGTCGACGCACGCGCCGGGTATCCGGTCCTTCAGTACAGCGGTATCAAGACGTTCGGCACGCCTCGCGCAACAGCCGGCCAGTCCGCGGCCGACAGGCGCCAACGGCACGCGCTCGCCCCTGAGAAGGGCACCGGCGTCCGGCTCGACGGCACCACCGTCGACCTCGACATCGACCGCGACGACAACCGTGGCCTGTACGTCCTGCGCGACCGCTCCCGCATACCCGCCGGCGACTCCGAGAACGTCCTGTCGACCTGGGATGCGCGGGGCAAGTGGTACACCGACGTCGGCGGGGTGTGGCCCGAGGGCATCCAGGAGTTCGGCTCGCCGACGCCCGCTTTCGGCTCCGAGGCCACCGATTCGGGCGCCGTGGACGCCCACTGGGCCGCCGGGCAGGTCTACGACTACTTCAAGGGCAAGCACGGCCGCGACAGCCTCGACGGCCGGGGCATGACCATCAACTCGCTGGTGGGCGTGACCAGTTACGGGCAGCCGTACGTCAACGCCTTCTGGGACGGGCAGAAGATGGTGTACGGCAGCGGCGACGCCGAGTACCGCCCGCTCTCCGCGGCCATGGACGTGGTCGGCCACGAGATGACGCACGGCGTGATCGAGCATTCCGCGAACCTCGTCTACGCGGGCCAGTCCGGCGCCCTGAACGAGGCCGTCGCCGACTACTTCGGCAACGCCATCGAGGCGGACGTGTACGGCATCCCCGCGACGGACCCCGACTCGGGCCTCCTGGGCGAGCGGCTCTGCCGGACCAAGTCCCCGCGGGAGTGCGCGCTGCGCGACCTGGGAGACGGACGCACCACGGCCAAGTCGTTCCTCGGCGTCGGCTTCGCCACCGACAGCGGCGGCGTCCACCTCAACTCGACCATCATCGGCGGCGCGCTGTGGGAGGCCCGTGAGGACCTGGGCGCCGAGACGATGGACAAGATCGTCTACCGGGCGCTGACCGAGTACCTCACGCCGCTCGACGGCTTCACCGAGGCACGGGCCGCCGTGCTCGCCGCCGCCCAGGACCTCGCGATCCCGGCGGCGGGCCGCAAGAGTCTGCAGCGCGCCTTCACCGCCCACGGCATAGTGCCCGGCTGGGAGTCGGCCCTCGGCCTGGACGCCGACGTCCTCCTCGACCGGATCAACACCAGCAACTCGCACGTGGGCGGGGGCGGCGGCTGGTGGGCGGCGTCCAAGTCCGACGAGGACGGCACGGAGCCGTACTCGGTGTGGGCCGGGCGCGCCGACGGTGAGGGCCCGCTCAAGCTGATGAGCCCCAACGACGGCCGGTACCACGTGAATCCGGCCACCGACGGAAAGACCGTGGTGTGGCAGGCGTACGGCGCCGATGGCGTCGACGTCCTGGCCAGGCCGCTCGCGGGCGGACCCGTCAAGAAGCTCTGGCACGGCCGGACCCCCGGCAGTTCGGTGGCCGTCGACGGCGACCTCGTGGCCTTCGACTACGTCACCTACGGCGGGCGCCGGGCCGTGGCCTATCTGAGCATCAAGGATCCGGCGAACGTCGAGACGATCGGCGGGGGCACCTACTACCGTGCGTGGGCACCGTCGGTGAGCCACGGCAAGGTCGCCTACCAGGAGAGGCGGCGGGTGCGCGCCGAGTACGCGGTGAGCACCCGGGTCATCGACGTCGCGACCGGTGAGAACACCGCGGTCCAATCGACGACGGACGGCACGAGTCTCGGCCCGACGGCCATCAACGGCACGCACGTTTTCTGGCTCCTCGACGACGGCGCCACGGACGGAACGAGGGCACTGCGCCGCGCGGCGCTCGACGGTTCCGGCGTGGTGGACCTGAGCCCGGAGTCGGGGCCGAACGCCCTGAACGCCTACGACCTGACGGTCTCCGAGGACAGGGTGACGGTCGGCAGCTACCTGGCCGGCGCCCCGCTCAGCAACGAATCGGCGCCCAAGCTCTACCAGTTCGCCGCGGCCGGCGCGCCCGATGATCCGGCGACCCGCAAGGGCCGCGTCTCCTGCAACCGCGGCGAGCAGTCGTCCGCGGCCGCGGTCGGCGGCAGCCGGCTGGTGTGGCTGGACTCGACGACCGGCACCACCGATGTCGTGACCCGCGCTCGGCCGACGGGCCGCTGCGACTGACCTCGAGGAGCAGTCCGGAAGGAGCAGCGCGAAAGGGGCCGTTGGCCCGCCCAGAGTCCGGCAGGGCGGGTTAACGGCCCTCGCGCAAAGGGCCGACAGTGCGTACGGCCCTTGAGCAACAGGTCCCGTCAAGCAGCCCCGTCTGCCGCCGCCCGCTGCCATGCCGCGTCCCGCAGCAGGCGCAGTCCGTTCAGGCCGACGAGGACCGTGGAGCCCTCGTGGCCCGCGACGCCGAGCGGCAGCGGGAGCGTGCCGACCAGGTCCCAGGTGACGAGGCCCGCGATGAACACCCCGGCGACGACGAGGTTCTGCACGACCAGTGTCCGGGCCCGGCGGGAGAGGGCGACGGTGGTGGGGACGGCGGCCAGTTCGTCGCGGACGATCACCGTGTCGGCGGTCTCCAGGGCGAGGTCCGAGCCCGCGCGGCCCATGGCGACGCCGATGTGGGCGGCGGCCAGGGCGGGTGCGTCGTTGACGCCGTCCCCGACGACCATCACCTTGCGGCCCGCGGCCTCCATCTCCTTGACCGCGGCCATCTTGTCCTGCGGCAGCAGCCCCGCGCGCACATCCTCGATACCGGCCTCGGCGGCCAGGTGGGCGGCGGCCCGGGGGTTGTCGCCGGTGAGCAGGGTCGGGGCGGCGCCGGTGAGTGCGGTGAGGGACGCGACGGTGGCGGCGGCGTCGGGGCGCAGCCGGTCCGCGATGCCGAGCACCCCGGCCGGGGTGCCGTCGACGATCACGAGGACGGCGGTGCAGCCGGACTGCTGGAGTTCTTCGGCAAACGCGGTGACCGGGCTCGCGTCGTCGGCACCGTCACCGTCGTCGAGCAGGCGGGCCGGGGCGCCCACTTCGACGGTCCGGCCGTTCGCGATCACGGCCTTCACCCCGACCCCGGGCGCGGACATGAAGTCCCGTACGTCAGGCAGTTGGAGGCGCCGCTCACGCGCCGCGTCCAAAACGGCCCGTGCCAGCGGGTGTTCGCTGGGGTGCTCGGCGGCCGCGGCGAGCGTCAACAACGCGTCCTCGTCGAGCGCCGATCCCGGCAGGGGCCGTACGTCGACGACGCGCGGTGTGCCCTCGGTGAGCGTGCCGGTCTTGTCCAGCGCGACGGCGTCGACCTGGCCGAGGCGTTCCATCACCACCGCCGACTTCACCAGCACACCGTGCCGGCCGGCGTTGGCGATCGCCGACAGCAGGGGCGGCATGGTGGCCAGGACCACCGCACAGGGCGAGGCGACGATCATGAAGGTCATGGCCCGCAGCAGCGCCTCGGAGAACTCCTCGCCGAACGCGAGCGGGACCGAGAACACGGCGAGCGTCGCGGCGACCATGCCCAGCGAGTAGCGCTGTTCGACCTTCTCGATGAACAGCTGGGTGGGTGCCTTCGTCTCGGACGCCTCTTCCACCATCCGTACGATCCGGGCGATCACGGAGTCGGAGGCGTCGCGTTCGACCCGGACGCGCAGCGCCCCGGTGCCGTTGAGGGTGCCCGCGAACACTTCGTCGCCCGGCTGCTTCGGCGCGGGGAGCGGTTCGCCGGTGATGCTCGCCTGGTCCACCTCGCTGGCGCCGTCCAGCACCCGGCCGTCGGCTCCGACGCGCTCGCCGGGCCGTACGAGGACGGTGTCGTCCACCGTCAACTCCTCGACGGCGACGGTCTGTTCGGTGCCGTCGGGGGCGATCCGGGTGGCCGTGGCAGGGGCCAGGTCGAGCAGTCCGCGCACGGAGTCGGCGGTGCGGGCGGTGGCGAGGGCCTCCAGCGCGCCCGAGGTCGCGAAGATGACGATCAGCAGCGCGCCGTCCATCAGCTGCCCGATCGAGGCGGCGCCGAGCGCGGCGACGACCATCAGCAGATCGACGTCGAGGGTCCTCGCCTTGAGTGCCTTGAGCCCCTCCCAGCCCGGCTCCCAGCCGCCGGTCGCGTACGACAGCGCGTAGAGCGGGCCCCACGTCCAGGCGGGCGCTCCGGTGAGTTGCAGGGGCAGCGCGAGCAGGAACAGCGCGGTGGCCGCGACAGCCCAGCGGACCTCGGGCAGCGCGAGGAGCCGGGTACGCCGCCGCGGCACGCCTTCGGCACGCGCGGAACCGGCCCGCTCGGCCGACGGCGGGGTGAGCGTCGAAGTCATGCGCTCACGATACAGGAATAGATGAACACCCCTTCATGTCTTCATGTCGGGCGGGGTTCTTCCCGGAAGGGCTTCTCCTTTCGGACGGTCTTCCGACGGCGGCCCAGCAGCCTGCACCCGAGGTAGATCGCGAACGAGATCGTGGTGACGTACGGGCTGATGGGGACGCTGCTGCCCAGGGCCAGCAGGATTCCGCCCTCGATGGAGGCCACCGCGAACACCACGCCCAGGAGGGGCAGCAGCACCGGTGAGGCCGTGAGCCGGGCAGCGGCGGCCGCCGGTGTGACGACGAGCGTGAGGACCAGCAGCGCGCCGACGATCTGCACGGACAGGGCGACCGCGAGGCCCAGCACGATCATGAAGGCGAACGACAGCGCCCGTACGGGCACGCCCCGCGCCTCGGCCACCTCCGGGTCGGCGCTGGCGAAGGCGAGCGGGCGCCACATCACCGCCAGGGCCACGAGCACCACCGCCGACGTGCCGAGCAGCCAGGACATCTGCGGGGTGTCGACGGCGACGATCTGCCCGGTGAGGAGGCCGAACTTGTTCGCCGCCCGGCCCTTGTAGAGGGCGAGGAAGAGCACGCCGAGCCCGAGGCCGAACGGCATGATGACGCCGATCACGGAGTTGCGGTCCCGGGCACGGGAGCCGAGCAGTCCGATCGCCCCGGCGGCGACGAGCGAGCCCACGATCGAGCCGGCCACGATGTTCACACCCAGCAGCAGCGCGGCCGAGGCACCGGCGAAGGACAGCTCACTGATCCCGTGCACCGCGAACGGCAGGTCCCGCATGATCACGAACACCCCCGCCAGACCGCCGACCAGACCGAGGGCGGCGCCGGCGACGAGGGAGTTGCGGACCAGGGCGAGCAGTTCGCCGTAGTGGTCGAAGTTGAAGACCTGCTGCCAGATCCCGTCGGCGATGGTCATGCCCTTGCTCCGTGCGGCAGTTCGGGGTGATGCGGCGGCTGCGCCACCTCGTCGGATACGGCGACGACCGTGACGCGGTCCCGGACGCGGATGACGTCGACCTGGGTGCCGTACAGCCGCGACAGCGCCTCGGACGTCAGCACCTCGTCGGGGGTGCCGATGCGGTGACCGCCGCGGGCAAGGTAGAGAACGCGGTCCACCAGACCCAGTACCGGGTTGATCTCGTGAGTCACGAACACCACGGCGGTGCCGTGGGAGCGGCGCCGGGCGTCCACCAGTCCCGTGACGGCCCGTTGATGGTGCAGGTCCAGGGAGAGCAGCGGCTCGTCGCAGAGCAGGATCCGCGGGTCGGTCACCAGCGCCTGCCCGATGCGTACGCGCTGCCGTTCGCCGCCGGAGAGCAGACCGACGGGGACATCCGCGTACGCGGCGGCACCGACCGCGGCGAGGACCTCGTCCACGCGACGGCGTACGGCGCCCGTGCGCAGCCGGGGCCCGAAGCCGTGTCCGTCGATGCCGAAACGGACCAGGTCCCGGGCGCGCAGCATGGCGTGGGCGGACAGGGTCGCCTGCTGCGGTACGTAGCCGATGTGGCGGCCGCCGTGGCGGGGCGGGCCGCCGAGCACCGTCAACGTACCGGCGGACAGTTGCCGTTGGCCCAGAAGGGCGCGGACGAAGCTGGTCTTGCCCGCCCCGTTGGGGCCGAGCACGGCCAGGAACTCACCCGGCCGCACATCGAGATCGAGGCCTTGCCACACCACGTGCTCGCCGTAGGACAGAGCCGCTCCGCGCAGGCTGATCAGCGCGGCGTCGCCGTCGGCCACGGTGGATCGCGTCACTTGCCCAGCGCGCGCGCGAGCGCGTCGACATTGGCGGTCATCCAGCCGAGGTAGTCCTTGCCGTGGGGCAGGGTCTCGGTCACGGGGACGACAGGGATTCCAGCGGCCCTGGCCGCCTGCTCGGCCTTCTCGGTCTGCGGGCCGGAGGTCTGCTCGTTGTAGACCAGCGCCTCGACCTTCTTGCCGGTGAACAGCGCCAGCATCTGCTGCAGGGTCCTCGCGGAGACGTCGCCACCTTCTTCGATGGCCTCGCTGAACTCCTCGGGCGTCGCGTTCTCCAGCCCGGCGGCCTCGATCATGTACAGCGGCACCGGTTCGGTGATGGCCACGCGCTCGCCGCCGTGCCCGGCCTTGATCCGGGCTTCCTTCTGCTCCAGGGGCTTCAGCTTCGCCTGGAAGCTCTTGGCGTTTCTGGTGAAGGTCGCGGTGTCGGCCGGGTCGGCCTTGGCCAGGGCGGCGGCAATGCGGTCGGCGAGCCTCGCGACCGTGCGGAAGTCGTACCAGACATGCTCGTTGAGCTCCCGGCCCGCCGGGGCGGTCTTCCCGGAGACCTTGACCGCGTTGACCACCTCGGCGGACGAGCCGCCGGTCTTCAGCATGCGGTCGACGAAGTCGTCGTAGCCGCCGCCGTTCTCGATCACGACCTTCGCCTTGGACAGCGCCAGCTGGTTCTGCGTGTTGGCCTCGTAGGAGTGCGGGTCCTGGTCGGGGTCGCTGATGATCGCGGTGACCTGCACCTTTGCGCCGCCTATTCGCTCCGCGACATCCCCGTAGACGTTCGTCGAAGCCACCACCGGGACGACGGACGCAGCAGCGGGACCCTGCGCGGCGTCGGTGCCGCTTCCGGAATCCTGCGAGCTGCCGCAGCCCGCAAGGAGGATCAGGCATGTGCCGGCTGTCAGCGACACAAGCGGAAGACGACGGTACGAGGACGCAAGCATGAACCCTCCGGGGCATGGCGAATGGTCCGCCGAGCTCCATCCGTCCCGGCTTCGGGCCCACGCTAGATGAAAACGGATATCAAAAGCGTCCGGCGGGCGTCCGACCGGGCAACCCTTACCCAGAACTCACCTTCGGGGTCAGGGAGCGGGGACCTCGTCCAGGAGCTGAGGGCCGTTGTTGCGGACGCTGTTGACGGCCGGGGAGACGGGGCGGACGTCCAGGTGGCCGTCCGCCGGCGGGGCGAGCAGAGCGCGGAGGTCGTCGGTGTCCTGGTGGTGCGGGTCCAGCCAGGCGTCGTAGTGCTCGGGGGTGAGGGCGAGGGGCATGCGGGGGTGGATGCGGCCGGCCGCGTCGGTGGCCTCGGTGGTGATGATGGTGCAGGTCAGCAGCCAGGCGGCAGGGTCGTCGGAATCCTTGATCTCCGGGTCGCGCCAGAACTCGTACAGTCCGGCGAGGGCCAGGACCTGCCCGTCCTCCGGATGGATGAAGTAGGGCTGCTTGCGGACCTTGCCCGACTTCTTGTCCTTCACCTCGTCCCACTCGAAGAAGCCGTCGGCCGGCAGCAGGCAGCGGCGTTTGACGAACGCGCGGCGGAAGGCGGGCTTCTCGTGCACGGTCTCCACTCGCGCGTTGATCAGCCTCGCGCCGATCTTGGTGTCCTTCGCCCACGAGGGCACCAGCCCCCACCGCAGCGGCCGCAGCCGGCGCCGTACGGTCTCGTCCTCGTCGGCGCCGCGCGGTGTGCGCTCGAGGACGGCCCAGACCTCGTCGGTCGGGGCCACGTTCCAACTGGGCGCGAGGGTTTCCTCCGGATGCCACTCGACCACCTGGAACAGCTGAGCGAGGTCCTGGGGACTGCGGCTGGAGGCATAGCGTCCGCACATACGGCCACTGTGCCACGGTGCGGTCCGGCGGTCCTCACAAGCTGGTCAGCGCGTGTGTTGCGAGTTCTTGATCACGGTGTTCGTCCAGTGCGGCTGACGCAGGTCGCTTTCGCCGCGCACCGGGTGCGGCTCAGGTCGCAAGGGGCTGCTGGATGCTGTCGCCTCGGTTGCTGATCGCGATGTGGGTGCCGATGCGCCGGAAATCGTTGATCACGCCGAAGAGGCTCTTGTCGGACGGCAGGAGGGCCGGGAGAGCGGCGTCCTGTGACAGCTGGGCTCGGAGCATCTCCTTGTAGGCGTTGTAGACCCTCGCCGTGTAGCCGGGCTCGGTCGCCGCGTTCATCCGGTGGTCGTTGGTGACCGCGATCGAGGCGAGGTCCATGAGGTAGCAGTCGAACAGGTCCGTGACGTCCTTGGACTTCGCGTCGTCGTCCCCGTTCGCCGCGTCCCGCGCGAGTACCTGGCCCATCTCCACGACGATCTCGCGGTACGTCCGGTGCCGGGTGCTGCTGGGGAAGGCGGCCATGATGTGGTCGGCCTGCCCGGCGCCCTCCGTGTTCATGGTGCGCGGCGTCTTGAGATCGGACAGTCCGGGCACCGCCAGCGGCACTCCCCGGAACATCAGTTCCTCGTCGGGAATGCCCGTGTTCTGGGAGGCCAGCGGATGCAGACCGATCTCATGGGAGAGCATGCCCATCACGTAGCCGATGTCGTACTTCTCGAAGTAGTAGCTGGCGAGCTCGATGTCGACGCCGTCCGCGCCCCGGTCCCGCACATTGGCCGGCGTCTCCGTGGTCCGCACCAGCAGGGTGATACGGCACGGACGATCGTCGATGTAGCTCCGGATGGTCGCGTGCTTGCGCAGCAACTCGATGATGCGGACGGCCTTGTCGCGATACCTGTCGTCCGTGAGCTTCAGGTTGGTGAACTCGAAGTTCCCCGACTTGAAGGGGACGAGGGTCGGCTCGGCGGCGGTGGGCGTCGTGTTCGGGTCCGCCGGCATGCGGGCAGGGACTTCTGTGGTCGTGGGCTCGGAATGGTCGGCCGGTTGGGGCAGGGAGACCGGGTCGACCCAGACGGACGCGCGCGGGACCGGTGTGGTGGCCGCGCGGGCATCGTCCCAGGACTGCTCCGGGTGATGCTCAGCAGGTGAGGTCACGGCCCCGATGAGGGCGCCAAGCAGTTCCAGGTGCCGGCCGCGTAGACCGGAAGCGTCGAGGGAGGTGTCCTCGGGGCTTGCGTTCAGGTCGCCGAGGAGGCTGCCGGGGATGTGCGGGCGGTGCGGGGAGTCGGCGTCACGGTACTCGTCACGCAGACCGAGCTGATGGGTCAGTTCGTGGACCATGTGCACCGGATCGGCATCTGCCCACCAGGTGTTCTGGTCCATCGCCCGGTCCCCGCCCGCCAGGTCCACCGTCAAGTGCGGGTTCTCGGAGGGGTCGACGTACTCCACCGTCACATTCAGCCGGTCGCCGTTCGGCAGGCGATACGCCGGATCGTTCAGGAACTCGCGTACGCCCGCGTCGAGTTGATCACGGACGTGCGCGACCTGCTTCTCCATGCCACGCATCGCGACCCGGACCGTGAGGTCCGTGACCGGCCCGCCGTCGAAGGTGAACCGCCGTGCGTCGAAGCCCGACCGCACCACGAAACGCGGACGGTTGTCACGGAGGCCGCGCGGCTGCGGTGTACTGGGCGGCGGCACCGTGGCTTCGTCGGGCCGAGGCAACCGCGGGCTGACGGACTGGATGCTGTCGCCCTGGTTGTTGAAGGTGAAGCTCGTCCCCAGGCCGAGGAAGTTGTTGGTGACGCCGAACATGCCCTTGTCCGCAGGGAGGAGCGGCCTCACCGGGCTGTCCTCCGGCAACTTGGCTGCGAACATCTCCTTGTACGCGTTGTAGACCCTCGAAGTATTACGGGGTTCCCAAGCCGCACTCTTACGGTTGTCGTTGGTGACGGCGATCGTGGCCAGGTCCATCAAGTAGCAGTCGATCAGGTCCGTGACGTCCTTGGCCCTGGCGCCTTCCTCCCCACCCGAGCCTCCTCCGCCAGATCATGCGCCATGCTCAGGACGATGTCCCGATAGATCCCATGGCGGGTGCTGCTGGTGAAGGCGGCCATGATGTGGTCGGCCTGCCCCGCACCTTCCGTGCTCATGGTGCGTGGCGTCTTCAGTTCCGACAGGCCCGGCACCGGGAGCGGGACCGCCTCGAACATCGACTCCTCCACGGGGATGTCCGTCCTCCGTGAGGCGAGGGGGTGCAGGCCGATCTCATGGGCCAGCATGCCCATGATGTAGCCGATGTCGTACTTCTCGAAGTAGTAGCTCGCCAGGTTGATATCGACGCCGTCGTCGTCGCGGTCCGTCACATCCGCCGGGGTCTCGGTCGTACGCAGGTGCAGGGTGATACGGCAGGGACGGTTGCCGATGTAGTCCTTGATCGTGTCGTGCTTCCGCAGCAGCTCGATGATCCGGATCGCCTTGTCCCGGTACTTCTCGTTCGTGTGCTTCAGGTTCGTGAACTCGAAGTTCCCCGACTTGAAGGGCGTGACGGTCGCGTTCGGATCCGCCGGCATGCGCGCCGGGACCTCGGCCGAACCGTCGGTGGAACGGGGCAGGGAGACCGGGTCGACCCAGACGGACTCACGGCGGGTGGGGGTGCTCGCGGCACGGGCGTCCTCCCAGGTCTGCTCGTCCGTGGTCTGGTCGGGCGCCGGAGACATGTCTCCGATGAGTGCACCCAGCAGTGCCATATGACGGCCACGAAGGCCGGACGCGGCGAGGGAGGTGTCCTCGGGGCTTGCGTTCAGGTCACCGAGGAGGCTGCCGGGGATGTGCGGGCGGTGCGGGGAGTCGGCGTCACGGTACTCGTCACGCAGGCCGAGCTGATGGGTCAGTTCGTGGACCATGTGCACCGGATCGGCATCCGCCCACCAGGTGTTCTGGTCCATCGCCCGGTCCCGGCCCGCCAGATCCACCGTCAAGTGCGGGGCATCCGAGGGGTCGACGTACTCCACCGTCACATTCAGGCGGTCGCCGTTCGGCAGGCGATACGCCGGTTCGTTCAGGAACTGCCGGACTCCCGCGTCGAGTTGGTCCCGGACATGCGCGGTCTGTCCCTCCGTACCGCGCATCGCGACCCGGACGGTGAGGTCGGTGACCGGCTCCCCCCGGTACGAGAACCGCCTCGCGTCGAAGCCCGACCTCACCACGAAACGCGGGCGGCTGTCGCGCTGGGACGGGGACGGAGGTGAGGCTTGCTGCGCGGGCGTCTCGAAGGGCTGCGGGAGCCGTGGCTGGGCCTCGTCCGTCGCGATGGGCTGCTGGATGCTGTCGCCGCGGTTGTTGGTCGCGAGGCTGGTGGCGAGCTGGGCGAAGTCCCGTACGACGCCGAACAGTCCCTTGTCGGTGGGCAGCAGTGGGCGGGCCGGGCTGTCTTCTGCCATGTGCTCGGCGAGCAGGGCCTTGTAGGCGTTGTAGACCTTGGCGGTGTTGCCGGGTTCCTTGGCCGCGTTCATCCGGTAGTCGCTGGTGATGGCGATCGAGGCGACGTCCATCAGGTAGCAGTCGATCAGGTCCGTGACGTCCTTGGCCTTGGCTCCCTCCACGCCGTCCCGCGCGGCGTCGGCAAGCATGTCGGCCATCTTCACGACGATGTCGCGGTAGATCCCGTGCCGGGTGCTGCTGGGGAAGGCCGCCATGATGTGGTCGGCCTGGCCCGCGCTGTCGGTGTTCATGGTGCGCGGCGTCTTGAGATCGGACAGCCCCGGCACCGGCAGTGGGATGCCCCGGAACATCGCCTCCTCGTCGGGGATGTCCCTGTTGCGGGAGGCGAGAGGGTGCAGGCCGATCTCGTGGGCCAGCATGCCCATGATGTGGCCTATGCCGTACTTCTCGAAGTAGTAGCTGGCCAGGTTGATCTGGACGCCCTCGTCACCCAGGTCGCGTACGTCGGCCGGCGTCTCCGTCGTACGCAGATGCAGGGTGATCCGGCAGGGGCGGGCACCGATGTAGTCCCGGATCGTCGGATGCTCCCTGAGCAGTTCGATGATCCGGACCGCCTTGTCGCGGTACTTCTCCTCGGTGTGCTTCAGGTTCGTGAACTCGAAGCCGCCCGACCTGAACGGTGTGAGCGTCGCCGCCTGCGGCATATGGGGCGGGACTTCGGTGCCTGCCGTGCCGTTGGCCGGTCGGGGCAGGGAGACCGGGTCGACCCAGACGGACTCTCGGGTGATCGGGGTGGTGGCCGTGCGCGCCGCTTCCCAGGTCTGCTCGGCGTTCTGCTGAGGCTGCGGGGTCACGTTCCCGACGAGCGCGCCGAGCAGGGCGAGGTGACGGCCACGGAGACCGGACGCGGCGAGGGAGGTGTCCTCGGGGCTTGCGTTCAGGTCACCGAGGAGGCTGCCGGGAATGTGCGGGCGGTGCGGGGAATCTGCGTCACGGTACTCGTCACGCAGGCCGAGCTGATGGGTCAGCTCGTGGACCATGTGCACCGGATCGGCATCCGCCCACCAGGTGTTCTGGTCCATCGCCCGGTCCCGGCCCGCCAGATCCACCGTCAAGTGCGGGGCATCGGCCGGATCGACGTGTTCGACCGTCACGTGCAGCCGGTCGCCGTTCGGCAGCCGGTACGCCGGGTCGTTCAGGAAGTCACGTACACCTGCGTCGAGTTGATCGCGGACGTGCGCGGTCTGGC comes from the Streptomyces sp. NBC_00443 genome and includes:
- a CDS encoding M4 family metallopeptidase; translated protein: MSVVALVVSAAPADAETEATAPPPSPAQMIPGQETQTPALVRGIREQAPATGSAAAAARAYLDGRQGRYRIPDASRDLVPAGTTTAADGRETVRLQQRHRGVPVLGGQYVVRMQRQGGERVVTGTSGKYFTELSTGTTPEVGEALAVERAIDAVLTELGERNFAATPPREGAEEERPLEGTARGLVVLPAGAGVLTRHVTVHGTDPTTGAPVRREVYVDARAGYPVLQYSGIKTFGTPRATAGQSAADRRQRHALAPEKGTGVRLDGTTVDLDIDRDDNRGLYVLRDRSRIPAGDSENVLSTWDARGKWYTDVGGVWPEGIQEFGSPTPAFGSEATDSGAVDAHWAAGQVYDYFKGKHGRDSLDGRGMTINSLVGVTSYGQPYVNAFWDGQKMVYGSGDAEYRPLSAAMDVVGHEMTHGVIEHSANLVYAGQSGALNEAVADYFGNAIEADVYGIPATDPDSGLLGERLCRTKSPRECALRDLGDGRTTAKSFLGVGFATDSGGVHLNSTIIGGALWEAREDLGAETMDKIVYRALTEYLTPLDGFTEARAAVLAAAQDLAIPAAGRKSLQRAFTAHGIVPGWESALGLDADVLLDRINTSNSHVGGGGGWWAASKSDEDGTEPYSVWAGRADGEGPLKLMSPNDGRYHVNPATDGKTVVWQAYGADGVDVLARPLAGGPVKKLWHGRTPGSSVAVDGDLVAFDYVTYGGRRAVAYLSIKDPANVETIGGGTYYRAWAPSVSHGKVAYQERRRVRAEYAVSTRVIDVATGENTAVQSTTDGTSLGPTAINGTHVFWLLDDGATDGTRALRRAALDGSGVVDLSPESGPNALNAYDLTVSEDRVTVGSYLAGAPLSNESAPKLYQFAAAGAPDDPATRKGRVSCNRGEQSSAAAVGGSRLVWLDSTTGTTDVVTRARPTGRCD
- a CDS encoding metal ABC transporter permease, translated to MTIADGIWQQVFNFDHYGELLALVRNSLVAGAALGLVGGLAGVFVIMRDLPFAVHGISELSFAGASAALLLGVNIVAGSIVGSLVAAGAIGLLGSRARDRNSVIGVIMPFGLGLGVLFLALYKGRAANKFGLLTGQIVAVDTPQMSWLLGTSAVVLVALAVMWRPLAFASADPEVAEARGVPVRALSFAFMIVLGLAVALSVQIVGALLVLTLVVTPAAAAARLTASPVLLPLLGVVFAVASIEGGILLALGSSVPISPYVTTISFAIYLGCRLLGRRRKTVRKEKPFREEPRPT
- a CDS encoding SOS response-associated peptidase; translated protein: MCGRYASSRSPQDLAQLFQVVEWHPEETLAPSWNVAPTDEVWAVLERTPRGADEDETVRRRLRPLRWGLVPSWAKDTKIGARLINARVETVHEKPAFRRAFVKRRCLLPADGFFEWDEVKDKKSGKVRKQPYFIHPEDGQVLALAGLYEFWRDPEIKDSDDPAAWLLTCTIITTEATDAAGRIHPRMPLALTPEHYDAWLDPHHQDTDDLRALLAPPADGHLDVRPVSPAVNSVRNNGPQLLDEVPAP
- a CDS encoding metal ABC transporter solute-binding protein, Zn/Mn family, whose protein sequence is MLASSYRRLPLVSLTAGTCLILLAGCGSSQDSGSGTDAAQGPAAASVVPVVASTNVYGDVAERIGGAKVQVTAIISDPDQDPHSYEANTQNQLALSKAKVVIENGGGYDDFVDRMLKTGGSSAEVVNAVKVSGKTAPAGRELNEHVWYDFRTVARLADRIAAALAKADPADTATFTRNAKSFQAKLKPLEQKEARIKAGHGGERVAITEPVPLYMIEAAGLENATPEEFSEAIEEGGDVSARTLQQMLALFTGKKVEALVYNEQTSGPQTEKAEQAARAAGIPVVPVTETLPHGKDYLGWMTANVDALARALGK
- a CDS encoding heavy metal translocating P-type ATPase, yielding MTSTLTPPSAERAGSARAEGVPRRRTRLLALPEVRWAVAATALFLLALPLQLTGAPAWTWGPLYALSYATGGWEPGWEGLKALKARTLDVDLLMVVAALGAASIGQLMDGALLIVIFATSGALEALATARTADSVRGLLDLAPATATRIAPDGTEQTVAVEELTVDDTVLVRPGERVGADGRVLDGASEVDQASITGEPLPAPKQPGDEVFAGTLNGTGALRVRVERDASDSVIARIVRMVEEASETKAPTQLFIEKVEQRYSLGMVAATLAVFSVPLAFGEEFSEALLRAMTFMIVASPCAVVLATMPPLLSAIANAGRHGVLVKSAVVMERLGQVDAVALDKTGTLTEGTPRVVDVRPLPGSALDEDALLTLAAAAEHPSEHPLARAVLDAARERRLQLPDVRDFMSAPGVGVKAVIANGRTVEVGAPARLLDDGDGADDASPVTAFAEELQQSGCTAVLVIVDGTPAGVLGIADRLRPDAAATVASLTALTGAAPTLLTGDNPRAAAHLAAEAGIEDVRAGLLPQDKMAAVKEMEAAGRKVMVVGDGVNDAPALAAAHIGVAMGRAGSDLALETADTVIVRDELAAVPTTVALSRRARTLVVQNLVVAGVFIAGLVTWDLVGTLPLPLGVAGHEGSTVLVGLNGLRLLRDAAWQRAAADGAA
- a CDS encoding metal ABC transporter ATP-binding protein, coding for MTRSTVADGDAALISLRGAALSYGEHVVWQGLDLDVRPGEFLAVLGPNGAGKTSFVRALLGQRQLSAGTLTVLGGPPRHGGRHIGYVPQQATLSAHAMLRARDLVRFGIDGHGFGPRLRTGAVRRRVDEVLAAVGAAAYADVPVGLLSGGERQRVRIGQALVTDPRILLCDEPLLSLDLHHQRAVTGLVDARRRSHGTAVVFVTHEINPVLGLVDRVLYLARGGHRIGTPDEVLTSEALSRLYGTQVDVIRVRDRVTVVAVSDEVAQPPHHPELPHGARA